From a single Sediminibacterium sp. KACHI17 genomic region:
- a CDS encoding YaiO family outer membrane beta-barrel protein: MSFNLNIGRILFAVFAISVSPVVAQTDTSSSDGLLKAARKAAFDDDNYPQAKVYLYKAIEKSPNYSDLRVFLGRIYTWTKNYDSARICFEEVLKQNPGYEDACLAYADMTFWNDENEKSLTICEEGIKYNPKSEGLYLKKARVLNSMRRFSDADKAVQVVISLNKNNTEARALANRIRENAVKNRIGVSYDFVTFDKQFSDPWHLVSVDYGRNTGIGSIIGRFNYANRFASNGYQYELEAYPRISNTFYSYVGIAYSDNIGVFPHWRGGFSLYANLPKSYEAELGVRYLKFSGDPTYVYTGYVGKYYKSWLFGARAYITPSTFTSTVSSSYNLSARYYYASADDMLGFNIGYGVSPDDRLNVIQLNGVTQLTSYKAGFIFRKKFSKFNVFTIDGSWLNQEYLPKTIGNQYQFSIGCLRRF; the protein is encoded by the coding sequence ATGTCTTTCAATCTGAATATAGGACGAATTCTTTTTGCAGTATTTGCAATATCTGTATCGCCGGTAGTCGCTCAAACTGATACGAGCAGTTCAGATGGTTTGTTGAAAGCGGCTCGAAAAGCAGCATTTGATGACGACAATTATCCGCAGGCTAAAGTCTATTTATATAAAGCCATTGAAAAAAGTCCTAATTATTCTGACCTGCGTGTTTTTCTAGGAAGGATCTATACATGGACAAAAAATTATGATAGTGCAAGGATTTGTTTTGAAGAAGTGTTGAAACAAAATCCGGGTTATGAGGATGCATGTTTGGCGTATGCAGACATGACATTCTGGAATGATGAAAACGAAAAATCATTGACCATTTGTGAGGAGGGTATCAAGTACAATCCTAAATCTGAAGGATTGTATCTGAAGAAAGCAAGGGTATTGAATTCCATGAGAAGATTTAGTGATGCAGATAAAGCAGTTCAAGTGGTGATATCACTGAATAAAAACAATACAGAAGCCAGGGCATTGGCTAACCGTATTCGGGAAAATGCAGTGAAGAATAGAATCGGAGTGAGTTATGATTTTGTAACCTTTGATAAACAGTTTTCTGACCCATGGCACTTGGTCAGTGTTGATTACGGAAGAAATACCGGTATCGGTTCTATCATTGGACGATTCAATTATGCCAATCGTTTTGCATCGAACGGATATCAATATGAATTGGAAGCGTATCCGCGTATTTCCAACACCTTCTATAGTTACGTGGGAATAGCGTATTCTGATAACATTGGTGTTTTTCCGCATTGGCGTGGTGGATTTTCCCTATATGCCAATCTTCCCAAAAGCTATGAAGCTGAGTTGGGGGTACGTTATCTTAAATTTTCAGGAGATCCAACTTATGTCTATACAGGGTATGTTGGTAAGTACTACAAGAGTTGGTTATTTGGTGCGAGAGCTTATATAACACCCAGTACATTCACGAGCACGGTTTCTTCATCATATAATCTATCGGCGCGTTATTATTATGCCAGTGCAGATGATATGTTAGGCTTTAATATCGGTTATGGTGTTTCTCCCGATGACAGACTCAATGTTATTCAATTGAACGGGGTTACCCAACTTACCTCTTATAAGGCAGGATTTATTTTCAGAAAAAAGTTTTCCAAGTTTAATGTATTCACTATTGATGGTAGTTGGTTGAATCAGGAGTATCTGCCGAAAACAATCGGTAATCAATATCAATTCAGTATTGGATGTCTGAGAAGGTTTTAA